From one Candidatus Neomarinimicrobiota bacterium genomic stretch:
- a CDS encoding alpha/beta fold hydrolase, with amino-acid sequence MPVDDRFVYRAPIWMRSPVVQTSLCRSRIRRWGRNPMLAASREEILVTSAGVRLQGYWSPIDKHLQQGIAILLPGWEGSADSTYMVCTGRTLFKAGYSVYRLNYRDHGHTHHLNEGLFHGALLGEVAEAVGQVAARAGKGPVFVIGFSLGGNFALRLA; translated from the coding sequence ATGCCGGTGGATGACCGTTTTGTCTACCGCGCCCCGATATGGATGCGCAGCCCGGTTGTTCAGACCAGCCTGTGCCGGTCGCGCATCAGGCGCTGGGGCAGGAACCCCATGCTGGCGGCCAGCCGTGAAGAAATCCTGGTCACGTCCGCTGGCGTCCGCCTGCAAGGGTATTGGTCACCTATCGATAAGCACCTGCAGCAGGGTATCGCAATTCTGCTGCCGGGCTGGGAGGGCAGCGCGGACTCCACCTATATGGTGTGTACGGGACGCACGCTATTCAAGGCAGGGTACAGCGTCTATCGGCTCAATTACCGCGATCACGGTCATACCCATCATTTGAACGAGGGTCTGTTCCATGGGGCGTTGCTGGGGGAGGTGGCCGAGGCGGTGGGGCAAGTGGCGGCGCGGGCCGGGAAAGGGCCAGTCTTCGTAATTGGATTTTCATTGGGCGGCAATTTTGCCCTGCGCCTGGC